Proteins encoded together in one Leptospira meyeri window:
- a CDS encoding deoxyribodipyrimidine photo-lyase — MNQERIRLCNANPIQNQGKYILYWMQAYRRFDSNHSFSFAVHLAKEQKKELIVYEGLRSDYPWSSERIHKFIIEGMYDNQTRADELGINYWPFIESKKNPARGILKELSKNAAAIVTDDFPCFIIPEQTKKLAEKINCPLFAVDSNSLIPFSRFEKEASAARILRIWIHKEFLKGIPERANPNWKKEDLEGLHQNSKPPKGFGLPKELNTFLNSFDFKNNVIPAKDVKGGRNEALKILKTFVSKKLMDYATGRSQPNPPEFTATSGLSPYLHFGHIGIEEIFQSVLDTSSKGKWNPERMSHQKPGDREHFYSESTSANHFLDELITWRDIGYLFFWKSKSQNINLDNLPDWVKTNFKKHKSDTREYLYSLEQFESAKTHDELWNAAQTELVQTGRMHNYMRMLWGKKVIEWTKSYEEAFEILEHLNNKYAYDGRNPNSYTGILWCFGLFDRPWFPERNVFGNVRFMSSDSTKKKFKMKSYLEYIGELSGNSDSLFP, encoded by the coding sequence ATTTTCTTTTGCGGTTCATCTCGCAAAAGAACAAAAGAAAGAACTCATTGTGTATGAGGGATTACGTTCCGACTATCCTTGGTCTTCCGAGAGAATCCATAAGTTCATTATCGAAGGGATGTATGATAACCAAACAAGAGCAGACGAACTTGGAATCAATTATTGGCCTTTTATCGAATCCAAAAAGAATCCCGCTCGTGGTATTTTAAAAGAATTATCCAAAAACGCTGCGGCAATTGTTACTGATGACTTTCCTTGTTTTATCATTCCCGAACAAACTAAAAAATTAGCCGAAAAAATCAACTGCCCTCTTTTTGCTGTGGATAGCAATTCATTGATTCCGTTTTCTAGATTTGAAAAAGAAGCTAGTGCCGCAAGGATTCTACGTATTTGGATTCATAAAGAATTTTTAAAAGGGATACCCGAAAGAGCAAATCCAAACTGGAAAAAAGAAGATTTAGAAGGTCTTCATCAAAATTCAAAACCACCAAAAGGATTTGGCTTACCGAAAGAATTAAATACATTCCTGAATTCCTTTGATTTTAAAAACAACGTTATTCCCGCCAAAGACGTGAAAGGTGGCCGTAATGAAGCACTGAAGATATTAAAAACTTTTGTATCAAAAAAATTAATGGATTATGCAACTGGGAGATCCCAACCCAATCCACCTGAATTCACTGCAACAAGTGGCCTTTCTCCTTACCTACACTTTGGTCATATAGGCATCGAAGAAATCTTTCAATCTGTTTTAGATACTTCTTCAAAAGGGAAGTGGAATCCAGAACGAATGAGTCACCAAAAACCTGGAGATAGGGAACATTTTTATTCTGAGTCGACTTCAGCCAACCACTTCTTAGATGAGCTAATTACATGGAGAGATATAGGGTATTTATTTTTTTGGAAATCCAAATCTCAAAATATCAATTTAGATAATCTACCTGATTGGGTTAAAACTAATTTCAAAAAACATAAATCAGATACGAGAGAGTATCTTTATTCCTTAGAACAATTTGAATCTGCAAAAACACACGATGAACTCTGGAATGCTGCCCAAACAGAACTTGTACAAACAGGAAGGATGCATAACTACATGAGAATGTTATGGGGTAAAAAGGTAATCGAGTGGACAAAATCCTACGAAGAAGCCTTCGAAATTTTAGAACATTTGAATAACAAATATGCATACGATGGAAGAAATCCCAATTCTTATACTGGAATTTTATGGTGTTTTGGATTATTTGATAGGCCATGGTTTCCTGAACGAAATGTATTCGGGAATGTTCGGTTTATGTCTTCCGATTCCACAAAAAAGAAGTTTAAAATGAAATCCTATTTGGAGTATATTGGTGAACTGAGTGGGAACTCCGACTCACTTTTTCCATGA
- a CDS encoding ATP-dependent Clp protease adaptor ClpS: protein MTEENLPATFEETKTNFDSIYFYFVILFNDSIHEFSYVEDCLMKLCFKTKKEAKKIAIEAHTNGKAVCFQGSMEECETVADNMTGANLTVILGV, encoded by the coding sequence ATGACAGAAGAAAACCTACCGGCTACATTTGAAGAAACAAAAACCAATTTTGATTCTATTTACTTTTACTTTGTCATTCTTTTTAATGACTCCATTCACGAGTTTTCCTATGTAGAAGATTGTTTGATGAAACTTTGTTTCAAAACAAAAAAAGAAGCAAAAAAAATTGCAATTGAAGCACATACCAATGGGAAAGCAGTTTGTTTTCAAGGTAGTATGGAAGAATGTGAAACGGTTGCTGATAATATGACAGGTGCCAACTTAACAGTGATTTTAGGTGTATGA
- a CDS encoding DNA alkylation repair protein, whose protein sequence is MKQIQEQILSDLKKEGNKEKADFFPKFFKTGPGEYGEGDKFLGVTVPIQRKIAKKYYKEIDIPSLKSLITSPFHEVRLTTLFILVLKFESKDITEKKQKEIVDFYLKHTNSINNWDLVDSSADKILGAFFFQRPRDVLDTFHISKDLWKNRISILSTFYFIRKNDFKDTLRYCESYLNHKHDLIHKATGWMLREIGNREKKTLISFLQSNAAKMPRTMLRYAIEKLPESERKFWLSVK, encoded by the coding sequence ATGAAACAAATACAAGAACAGATCCTTTCTGATCTAAAAAAAGAAGGAAATAAAGAAAAGGCAGATTTTTTTCCGAAGTTCTTTAAAACTGGACCAGGAGAATATGGAGAAGGAGACAAGTTTTTAGGAGTCACTGTTCCCATCCAAAGAAAGATAGCAAAAAAATATTATAAAGAAATAGATATCCCTTCTCTAAAATCACTCATCACTTCCCCATTTCATGAGGTAAGATTAACAACTCTATTTATTTTAGTTCTTAAATTTGAGTCCAAGGATATTACTGAAAAAAAACAAAAAGAGATTGTTGATTTCTATCTAAAACATACAAACTCAATCAATAATTGGGATTTAGTCGATTCAAGCGCCGATAAAATTCTTGGTGCCTTCTTTTTTCAAAGACCAAGGGATGTCCTCGATACATTTCATATATCAAAGGATCTCTGGAAAAATCGAATATCAATCTTAAGCACGTTTTACTTTATTCGGAAAAATGACTTTAAAGATACTTTACGGTACTGTGAATCTTACTTAAATCACAAACATGATTTAATCCATAAGGCCACTGGATGGATGTTACGTGAGATTGGGAACAGGGAAAAAAAGACTCTAATTAGCTTTTTGCAATCTAACGCAGCAAAGATGCCAAGAACGATGCTACGTTATGCGATTGAAAAACTACCAGAATCTGAAAGGAAATTCTGGTTATCAGTTAAGTAA